The Betta splendens chromosome 4, fBetSpl5.4, whole genome shotgun sequence genome contains a region encoding:
- the mfsd8l1 gene encoding major facilitator superfamily domain-containing protein 8, which yields MDPRRKKKLTYGTIGLIFLLSGVEYAVILPTIWRYLQTLDAQPYFLGLSLSAFSLTGLLSGPLFGHWSDRTRTTKKIILFANIFEIAGNFMYFMGFSKWLLLSSRLVAGIGTGAGSSIFGFLTRSTAPEDRATVFAAVMACRQAGLLIGPACNIFLRLCNFHLGPFVVNKYTAPGLFMCLMWILLQLAVAFMYWDLPQLERMKTRGCSTNTSREEEEDEHGPGEDDEEKPLMVSQELVGSYGAVVMPNPQRNHSGASNHTPPLPAPPPPPPPETQGSPFRNFSIYKEFLREEVVVLLAAQFITLFNQTALETMVTPLTQKYFGYGELENSVMYCLCGVEVIGGFLFVRWLSRRASERVVLAIGLAICIISGVWCLVFLAKPLGDFPWQLTEFIIGVFLQVLGLPFVAVAQVSLFSKITAEKTQGFSQGVRRSVGGLATILGPVWAGGLTENIYIMLGVMMALLALLTVMLAFSYGRLVEPAAEEQGDSQESSD from the exons ATGGACCCGCGACGGAAGAAGAAGCTGACGTACGGCACCATCGGGCTCATCTTTCTCCTCAGCGGCGTGGAATACG CTGTGATACTACCCACCATATGGAGGTACTTGCAGACTTTGGATGCACAGCCGTACTTTCTGGGCTTGTCTCTGTCTGCGTTCAGTTTGACTGGCCTCTTGTCAGGACCGCTGTTTGGCCACTGGTCCGACAGAACGCGAACCACCAAGAAAATCATTTTGTTTGCTAATATTTTTGAGATAGCTG GTAACTTCATGTACTTCATGGGCTTCTCCAAGTGGCTCTTACTGTCAAGCAGATTAGTAGCAG GCATCGGAACAGGTGCTGGCTCGTCGATCTTCGGCTTCCTGACCAGAAGCACTGCACCGGAGGACCGCGCCACCGTGTTTGCTGCCGTCATGGCGTGTCGACAGGCTGGCCTTCTGATTG GTCCGGCGTGTAACATCTTCCTTAGGCTTTGTAATTTCCACCTTGGACCGTTTGTGGTCAATAAGTACACTGCTCCCGGG ctgttcatgtgcttgatGTGGATCCTCCTTCAACTGGCGGTGGCGTTCATGTACTGGGACCTACCACagctggagaggatgaagacacggggctgctccacaaacaccagcagggaggaggaggaggacgagcacgGCCCTGGggaagatgatgaggaaaaGCCCTTAATGGTGTCCCAGGAACTGGTGGGGTCGTACGGTGCAGTGGTGATGCCCAATCCCCAGAGAAACCACAGCGGCGCGTCGAATCACACGCCCCCACTccctgctccaccaccaccaccaccaccagagaCTCAAGGGTCTCCGTTTAGGAATTTCAGTATATACAAAG AGTTCCTGAGAGAAGAGGTGGttgtgctgctggctgctcaGTTCATCACGCTCTTCAATCAGACGGCGCTGGAG ACTATGGTGACTCCGTTGACACAGAAGTACTTTGGCTACGGAGAGCTGGAGAACAGTGTGATGTACTGCCTCTGTGGCGTGGAGGTGATTGgtggcttcctgtttgtgcgcTGGCTGAGTCGGCGCGCTTCTGAGCGTGTGGTCCTGGCCATTGGTTTGGCCATCTGCATCATCTCAGGCGTCTGGTGCCTTGTTTTTTTGGCTAAGCCACTAG GTGACTTTCCATGGCAGCTGACAGAGTTCATCATTGGGGTGTTTCTGCAGGTTTTGGGTTTGCCTTTTGTAGCCGTGGCCCAGGTTTCCCTCTTCTCCAAAATTACTGCTGAGAAAACACAAG gttttAGTCAGGGTGTGCGTCGCTCAGTGGGGGGTCTAGCCACCATCCTGGGGCCTGTTTGGGCTGGAGGCCTCACTGAGAACATATACATCATGTTGGGGGTGATGATGGCTCTGCTGGCGCTGTTAACG GTCATGCTGGCTTTTTCCTATGGCCGTCTGGTTGAGCCTGCTGCTGAAGAACAAGGAGACAGCCAAGAAAGCTCTGATTAA